The genomic DNA ACCGAAATAGACTACATTAACGGATACATCGTGACGCTTTGCGAAAAGCTTGGTCTGGGCCCAGAGCGTTGCAAGGTGAACCAGACCATCGCAACGCTCGTCAAGCTCAGGCTGGAGCTGAACAGAACGCGCAAGCTTCACGGCGACAAGCGTGCCGTGTAGAGCGGCGCTAGATATATACCAGGATACACATTTAGATACACATATACTTTCGAAAAGATGCCCGCAATTCAAATTCTACGCTCGCTACCTGCACttggttttgttcttgGCCCTGCGCTGTTGTCGGACCTACGCGGATGTCCGTCTTTTTAAACATCGCCCGTCGCTGTTCTCTTTTTTTATGTACCCACTGGGGCTCTCAGGCGAAAGCGGAAAACACAATCCGGCGCAAAAGTCTATCCGGGGCAccagccaagaagctttttatCTTCCTATTCATTGTAAGAATTTCCTACGCGCAGGTTCCAGTAATTCCGCGCCACAAACTCCCGAACAACCTCTTTTGTTGACCTCGTTCGTGTTAGTTTACAGTTACGAGCTCTCTTTTCGCAGAAACTGTCGCCGTGCGAAAGAACGAAATTAATCTACTGTCCATCTCTGGCCGCGACAGATTTTCTTATCACCCAAGCTTCAATTCTACAAACACTTGGCCAAAAAAGACAAGCCTTTTGGTGCTGTGAAGACCAGCTGCCCCTTCTCAATTAACGTGTGATTTTTGTGGCCACTACGGAAACTTTCCTCTCGCATATTTTAGTGGATTGTTCGCCCCTTTCgacttttttttgatcCAACGTGCAGCGCGCACAGAGtgatcaaatttttctACATTACTATACTGGCAAAGTTCTTGGTTTAGACACTGACTGAGACGTCGTACCccacagcagcagagtGTTGACGCTGTCGAGAAAGAGACCGGTAAATTCGGCACGCGTTCTGTTCCTGCTTATAAAGGACTATGGAACTCGCTTCCCCAGAGaattcttttgagccaCTTTCGACActcaaaaacgaaaaacaCACGAACCAAGCAGACGCCGgtatttcaacaaacaacagcagcggcgcgcaGCTTGACAACTACAAGCACAGCGGCGGTCAAGAGACGGAATCCGAAACGGGGATACGTCcagcagctggagcagTAAAGGACGCACACGAAGGCCACGGCCCTGAGGCGACCGAATTACGTCCAGAGCAGCATCCCGGAGAAACCGTCGCCTCTTCAGAGCACGTGACGGTGGAGAAGCAGCCGGTGCTTGCGACCTATAGCGAGTCAAAGAACGACAACGGAAGCGCGGCGCAACGCGGCCCCAGCGACCTGCACTCAATCCAATCGCAGGTGCAGCTTCATTCTGACGCTATTGCAcagcttggaaagaagGTTCAGCAAGTCGAGACTTCTGTGTGCAGCAACGACGAAGACCTCAACCAAGTGCTTGGGAACTTAACCTCGGCCACCAAAAGCCTTGCTCACAACCAAAGCGTTCTCGAGAACAAGCTAGAAGACCTTCTCAGAAACCAGGTAAACACAGATTCCTCGGTAAACAAcctgcttgaaaagttggatCAGGTTTCCCAGTTCCTCAACAAGGCCGCGAGAAATAACACACTTCTTGCCTCGGCGCCTCCGCAACAGATCCATAGGGGCCCAGGCAGACcaccaaaaacaagaaacGGACTTGCTTCCGCTGCAGCCGCCCTGTCAATGACTAGTAAAGACACTCTGCCGGATAGCAGCGTTGGAATTCCACGCAGCAAGCGTATTTTCCAGGACTCTGATTCGGCCACGTCCAATGAGGAGTCAGGAACCACGGCGGTCAACAGAACGGCTACCAGGAGCATGCCTTCGTCCGCACCTGACCAGGAGCTACCACCTGTCAAGAAGAGAGGCCCAGGTAGACCTCCAAAGAGGAGAAACCACTGGGCAGAGAAGAAGCGAGAAGCCTTGGCACAAAGTGCTTCCCAGGCGGGAGCTGGATACCAGGGCGACGAGCAACCCCAGCCTTTAGGCAAGGATAACGGAGAGAGTAACCCCGGGGGGGATGGCGAAACTGAGTTTTCCACCTTCGAGGAGCCAAAGGTGGAGGAGGAAAGCTTGCCAGCGACGCCCTCAGATGACGGTATGCAGGCAGGCCCCTCTTCTACGCGGGCAGACGAACTGTACGGCGAGCAGAAAACTCACCGTGGTAGAGGACGCCCCAGTACCAAGTCTTCGGACAAACCTCCCCCATTGACGCAGGCTCAAATCAAGAGACAGCAAGAACTGGAACGTAGACGCGATGCGCGCGAGCAAATGCTTGTCTCGATGAAGTACAGCGATCGAAACAAAGCCAAGCTGTTTATGGAGTCTAACAAAGAGCTGCTTAGGGCCATGCGGGAAGAGGAGCGCAAGAAAAGAATGACCGCGTTCAGCTATGATTCTGCAGGGCCCGCCTCGAACGCGATGGTTGGCAACACACCATCGCCCAAACCGCCTTCCTCTAGCGAAAGCAGACAGCATCCTGCCTTCTTGCCCGTTTCCCAAGATAGTTCGGCTCAATCAGAGCACGATGTTGTAATGAGGGAGGAGTTCCGTGGAAACAGTTCCGAGAATTTCCTTGAATCCCGTCCTTCTTCCCATGAAGACGGTCGTGAGGGAACGCCCCACTCTGAGGCAACTAATGAACCAACTGAGGAGCCTATGCTGGCCTCTATagcagtttcttcaagctttaaTACGCCAGACCCAGGTGTTGTGCCCAGAAAAGTTGGGATTTTGTCGATGCTCAATGAGGACGTTGACGACTCCGGGTCATCGAACAAGCGCCAGCTGCCTGATATCTACAAAGGTGGATTCGATCCTGAATTTCCAAATAAAAGGGAGAAGCTGGATGATGAGGAGAAGCGCGACTTCCGTTCGATGATCCCGATGCTTCcggagaagaaggacaacaGGGGCCGTCCtgccaacagcagcagcagcggtGATAATTCCACAGCATTATTATTAGCATCCCCTGTTGAGCTTATCTGCAGAAACGGTTATTTCTACCGCAAATCTGACCGCGAGGTGCCTATTACAACAGGAACTTACTTGGAATTTAAATTTAAATCTAAGGAGGATGATCTTATACGCCTAACTATGAGTCAAGAGGACTACGCTGAGCTTACAAAACAAGACAGAATCAACGC from Lachancea thermotolerans CBS 6340 chromosome F complete sequence includes the following:
- the SUM1 gene encoding Sum1p (some similarities with uniprot|P46676 Saccharomyces cerevisiae YDR310C SUM1 Suppresor of mar1-1 (sir2) mutation nuclear protein involved in silencing), with amino-acid sequence MELASPENSFEPLSTLKNEKHTNQADAGISTNNSSGAQLDNYKHSGGQETESETGIRPAAGAVKDAHEGHGPEATELRPEQHPGETVASSEHVTVEKQPVLATYSESKNDNGSAAQRGPSDLHSIQSQVQLHSDAIAQLGKKVQQVETSVCSNDEDLNQVLGNLTSATKSLAHNQSVLENKLEDLLRNQVNTDSSVNNLLEKLDQVSQFLNKAARNNTLLASAPPQQIHRGPGRPPKTRNGLASAAAALSMTSKDTLPDSSVGIPRSKRIFQDSDSATSNEESGTTAVNRTATRSMPSSAPDQELPPVKKRGPGRPPKRRNHWAEKKREALAQSASQAGAGYQGDEQPQPLGKDNGESNPGGDGETEFSTFEEPKVEEESLPATPSDDGMQAGPSSTRADELYGEQKTHRGRGRPSTKSSDKPPPLTQAQIKRQQELERRRDAREQMLVSMKYSDRNKAKLFMESNKELLRAMREEERKKRMTAFSYDSAGPASNAMVGNTPSPKPPSSSESRQHPAFLPVSQDSSAQSEHDVVMREEFRGNSSENFLESRPSSHEDGREGTPHSEATNEPTEEPMLASIAVSSSFNTPDPGVVPRKVGILSMLNEDVDDSGSSNKRQLPDIYKGGFDPEFPNKREKLDDEEKRDFRSMIPMLPEKKDNRGRPANSSSSGDNSTALLLASPVELICRNGYFYRKSDREVPITTGTYLEFKFKSKEDDLIRLTMSQEDYAELTKQDRINAYFLKPEIKEETEFASAILSKIVLTEKYVNSLEYFLMEFRWENRLVGLGLKLRESKRTWQRRKALFALFEFWRDKSREKRGFPEFTMMHAVKEMENYRIFINRSVSWFYNHITLLKMVLFELCDNIDTQWREWMFPRGQPLPVLGGSITEDNFNEAIDEVLALDFLEDGTENRDIRASSMPNLPSDSATEN